The following coding sequences lie in one Halomonas sp. 'Soap Lake #6' genomic window:
- the hflC gene encoding protease modulator HflC: protein MINNRSLLIVGGLAAVAWLASNSLYVVDETERAVKLRFGEVVEENIQPGLHTKIPIAQTIRKFDTRLLTLDTDTSRYLTLEQKAVIVDSYVKWQVVNPTRYYEATAGDEMMAIRLIQPRVDESLRNEFGRLNLQEIIAERRDDLMTGPTAELDELMRDELGVAIRDIRIKRIDLPEDVSAAVFERMRSEREREAREWRAQGQEEAERIRANADRRRQVLLAQANERSETLRGEGDAEAAAIFSQAYSQDHEFFSFWRSLNAYRESFAGDGNLLVLEPDSDFFRYLRSPLPVNAE from the coding sequence ATGATTAATAATCGATCCCTGCTAATCGTAGGTGGCCTTGCTGCCGTGGCTTGGTTGGCCAGCAACAGCCTGTATGTGGTGGATGAAACCGAGCGGGCCGTAAAGTTGCGCTTTGGTGAGGTAGTTGAAGAGAACATCCAGCCAGGGCTACATACTAAAATACCGATTGCTCAGACAATCCGTAAGTTTGATACCCGTCTGCTTACGTTAGATACCGACACTAGCCGCTATCTGACTCTTGAGCAGAAGGCGGTGATTGTTGATTCTTACGTGAAGTGGCAGGTCGTGAATCCGACGCGTTACTACGAGGCGACAGCGGGTGATGAGATGATGGCAATTCGCCTAATCCAGCCGCGTGTTGACGAAAGTCTGCGTAACGAGTTTGGTCGGCTTAATCTGCAGGAAATTATTGCCGAGCGTCGTGATGATCTGATGACTGGCCCAACCGCAGAGCTGGATGAGCTGATGCGTGATGAGCTTGGTGTGGCAATTCGCGATATTCGTATCAAGCGTATTGACTTGCCGGAAGACGTATCGGCTGCGGTATTTGAGCGTATGCGTTCCGAACGTGAGCGTGAAGCCCGCGAGTGGCGTGCACAGGGTCAGGAAGAGGCCGAACGTATTCGCGCTAATGCTGACCGCCGTCGTCAGGTACTGTTAGCCCAGGCTAATGAGCGCTCTGAGACACTACGTGGTGAGGGTGATGCTGAAGCTGCCGCGATCTTCTCTCAAGCATATAGTCAGGACCATGAGTTCTTCTCTTTCTGGCGTAGTCTGAACGCTTACCGTGAGAGCTTTGCTGGCGATGGCAACCTGCTAGTGCTGGAGCCGGATAGCGATTTCTTCCGCTACCTGCGTAGCCCTTTGCCGGTTAATGCTGAGTAA
- a CDS encoding adenylosuccinate synthase, with protein MGKNVVVLGTQWGDEGKGKIVDLLTESASAVVRFQGGHNAGHTLVIEGEKTVLHLIPSGVLRPGKTCVIGNGVVLSPEALIKEIRELEAKGVPVRERLRLSPACPLILPYHVRLDQAREKARGVAKIGTTGRGIGPAYEDKVARRGLRLGDMLHRERFASKLGEVLDYHNFVLVNYHGEPAVDFQEVLDSAMQMAEELRPMVTDTVSMVHDLRKAGENILFEGAQGSLLDIDHGTYPYVTSSNTTAGGTATGSGVGPLYLDYVLGITKAYTTRVGSGPFPTELFDDHGRHLAERGHEFGATTGRPRRCGWFDAVALRHAVQINSVSGICLTKLDVLDGLENIRVCVGYRSKDGDVLDNPVDSEGYEAVEPLYHDLPGWKESTLGAKRVEDLPANARAYISFLEEQVGTSIDIISTGPDRVETIVLRNPFDG; from the coding sequence ATGGGTAAGAATGTCGTAGTCCTGGGTACCCAGTGGGGCGATGAAGGCAAGGGCAAGATTGTTGACTTGCTTACAGAGTCCGCTTCCGCGGTTGTTCGCTTTCAAGGAGGCCATAACGCTGGTCATACGCTGGTCATTGAGGGTGAAAAAACCGTCCTTCACTTGATACCTTCCGGCGTATTGCGTCCTGGTAAAACCTGCGTGATCGGCAACGGTGTTGTGCTGTCTCCAGAAGCGCTAATCAAAGAGATTCGTGAGCTCGAAGCTAAAGGCGTGCCGGTGCGTGAGCGCCTTCGCCTGTCGCCTGCCTGCCCGCTGATTCTGCCTTATCACGTGCGCTTGGACCAAGCGCGAGAGAAAGCCCGTGGTGTGGCCAAAATTGGCACGACCGGGCGCGGCATTGGCCCTGCCTACGAAGATAAAGTGGCACGTCGAGGCCTGCGGTTAGGTGACATGCTTCACCGCGAGCGTTTTGCCTCCAAGCTTGGCGAAGTGCTGGACTACCACAACTTCGTCCTGGTGAACTACCACGGTGAGCCAGCGGTAGACTTCCAGGAAGTGCTGGATAGCGCCATGCAAATGGCTGAAGAGCTACGCCCGATGGTGACTGACACTGTCAGTATGGTGCATGACCTGCGCAAAGCGGGAGAGAACATCCTGTTTGAAGGTGCCCAGGGCTCACTGCTGGATATTGACCACGGTACTTATCCTTACGTCACCAGCTCCAACACCACCGCAGGTGGCACGGCCACTGGTTCTGGTGTTGGCCCGTTATACCTGGATTATGTTCTGGGTATCACCAAGGCTTATACCACTCGCGTTGGTTCTGGCCCATTCCCCACCGAGCTGTTTGATGATCATGGTCGTCACTTAGCCGAGCGTGGACATGAGTTTGGTGCAACTACTGGCCGTCCTCGCCGCTGTGGCTGGTTTGATGCCGTAGCTCTGCGTCATGCAGTACAGATTAACTCGGTATCGGGTATCTGCTTAACCAAGCTTGATGTGTTGGATGGCTTAGAAAACATCCGCGTATGCGTAGGCTACCGCAGTAAAGATGGCGATGTACTGGACAACCCAGTGGACTCAGAAGGCTACGAAGCAGTTGAGCCGCTTTACCACGATTTACCCGGCTGGAAAGAGTCTACGCTGGGTGCCAAGCGGGTAGAAGACTTGCCTGCCAACGCTCGCGCTTACATCAGTTTCCTGGAAGAGCAGGTAGGCACCAGCATTGATATTATTTCAACTGGCCCTGACCGCGTTGAAACTATTGTGCTGCGTAATCCGTTTGATGGATAA
- the cobO gene encoding cob(I)yrinic acid a,c-diamide adenosyltransferase, with protein MSDRDSRHKASMEKLKARVDEKVANATEQRGLLLVNTGNGKGKTTAAWGTVTRSLGYGYKVGVVQFIKGLWECGERNRLEEDPNLSVAIMATGFTWDTQNREADTVACLEVWREAEKMLADPDTYLVVLDEITYMLKFGYLDIATVKQALINRPHEQTVIITGRNAHRELVAMADTVTEMQEVRHAFNNGLQARRGIDF; from the coding sequence ATGAGTGATCGTGATTCACGCCATAAGGCGTCAATGGAAAAGCTGAAAGCAAGAGTAGATGAAAAAGTGGCTAATGCTACAGAGCAGCGTGGGCTATTACTCGTCAATACAGGCAATGGAAAAGGTAAAACCACCGCCGCCTGGGGCACCGTCACACGTTCACTGGGCTATGGCTATAAAGTAGGCGTCGTGCAGTTTATCAAAGGGCTGTGGGAGTGCGGCGAACGCAACCGGCTGGAAGAGGACCCCAACCTTAGTGTGGCGATTATGGCCACAGGCTTTACCTGGGATACCCAGAATCGCGAGGCAGACACAGTGGCATGCCTGGAAGTATGGCGAGAGGCCGAGAAAATGCTTGCGGACCCCGACACTTACCTAGTTGTGCTTGATGAAATCACCTATATGCTTAAATTTGGCTACCTGGACATCGCTACCGTAAAACAAGCACTGATTAACCGGCCACATGAGCAAACCGTGATTATCACAGGCCGCAACGCCCACCGCGAGCTGGTGGCAATGGCAGATACTGTGACTGAAATGCAGGAAGTACGCCACGCCTTCAATAATGGTCTACAAGCGCGCCGTGGTATTGATTTCTAA
- the hflX gene encoding ribosome rescue GTPase HflX, whose product MFFERPDAGETAVLVHVDFHDEQAREDPGEFLELVRSAGAEPATLLTASRQRPDSRTFVGTGKLEELRAMLAAHQAELVIFNHTLKPSQERNLERELKCRVLDRTGLILDIFAQRARTHEGKLQVELAQLEYMSTRLIRGWTHLERQKGGIGLRGPGETQLETDRRLLRVRIKSIHKRLDKVRSQREQNRRARSRAEIHSVSLVGYTNAGKSTLFNALTNADVYAADQLFATLDPTLRRLEIDDVGPVVLADTVGFIRHLPHKLVEAFRATLQEAAEATLLVHVIDAADPDRDLNVEQVERVLEEIGADSVPVLKVMNKIDKLDSAPRIERDGQGRPEVVWLSAQQGQGLNLLLEALTERLANDVIDFSLTLSPEQGKLRAGLHELNAVREESFDDQGRSVLDVRLPRRDFNQLMAQLGERADTYLPEALRESDEW is encoded by the coding sequence TTGTTTTTTGAACGCCCAGATGCCGGTGAGACGGCAGTTCTTGTTCACGTTGATTTTCATGATGAGCAAGCACGTGAAGACCCGGGTGAGTTCTTGGAACTCGTGCGCTCTGCTGGTGCAGAGCCTGCGACATTGCTCACAGCAAGCCGGCAGCGGCCTGATTCCCGTACCTTTGTCGGGACAGGTAAGTTGGAGGAGCTGCGAGCAATGCTCGCTGCTCACCAAGCCGAGCTGGTGATCTTCAACCACACCTTAAAACCTTCCCAAGAGCGTAATCTTGAGCGTGAGCTTAAGTGCCGAGTACTTGATCGTACCGGTTTGATACTTGATATCTTTGCGCAACGGGCAAGAACTCATGAAGGTAAGCTCCAAGTTGAGCTTGCCCAGCTTGAATATATGTCTACGCGCCTTATTCGCGGGTGGACGCACCTGGAGCGCCAGAAAGGTGGTATCGGTCTGCGCGGCCCTGGTGAAACTCAGCTTGAAACTGACCGCCGCTTGTTGCGGGTGCGCATTAAGTCGATTCATAAACGGCTTGATAAAGTGCGTAGCCAGCGTGAGCAGAACCGTCGTGCTCGCTCTAGGGCTGAAATCCATAGTGTTTCACTGGTCGGTTATACCAACGCCGGTAAGTCGACGCTATTTAACGCCCTAACGAATGCCGATGTTTACGCAGCTGATCAGTTGTTCGCAACGCTTGACCCAACACTGCGTCGGCTTGAAATAGACGATGTCGGTCCGGTGGTTTTGGCAGATACGGTAGGTTTCATTCGCCATCTGCCCCATAAGCTGGTTGAAGCGTTTCGTGCGACATTGCAAGAGGCTGCTGAGGCAACGTTGCTAGTGCATGTTATTGACGCAGCGGATCCGGATAGGGACTTGAACGTCGAACAAGTTGAGCGTGTTCTGGAGGAAATTGGTGCCGATAGTGTGCCGGTCCTCAAGGTCATGAACAAAATTGACAAGTTAGACAGTGCGCCGCGCATTGAGCGCGATGGGCAAGGCCGGCCGGAAGTGGTTTGGCTCTCTGCCCAGCAAGGGCAGGGGTTGAACCTTCTGCTCGAAGCGCTGACCGAGCGATTGGCAAATGATGTTATCGACTTTTCGCTGACCCTTTCACCTGAACAGGGCAAGCTAAGAGCAGGACTCCATGAGCTAAACGCTGTACGAGAAGAGTCTTTTGATGACCAGGGGCGTTCAGTACTGGATGTGCGGCTGCCAAGGCGAGATTTTAATCAGCTAATGGCCCAGCTAGGCGAGCGTGCTGACACCTATTTGCCAGAAGCGCTGCGTGAGTCTGACGAGTGGTAG
- the hfq gene encoding RNA chaperone Hfq: MSKGQSLQDPYLNILRKERIPVSIFLVNGIKLQGQIESFDQFVILLRNTVSQMVYKHAISTVVPSRNVRLPAQDPAAPDADI; this comes from the coding sequence ATGTCCAAAGGGCAGTCCCTTCAAGACCCGTACCTGAATATTTTGCGCAAGGAGCGCATTCCGGTCTCTATTTTCCTGGTAAACGGCATTAAGCTGCAGGGCCAGATTGAATCGTTTGACCAGTTTGTGATCTTGCTGCGCAATACCGTCAGTCAGATGGTTTATAAACATGCTATTTCTACGGTAGTGCCCTCGCGCAATGTGCGCTTGCCGGCACAGGATCCAGCCGCTCCTGATGCGGATATCTAA
- a CDS encoding YajQ family cyclic di-GMP-binding protein, producing MPSFDIVSEFDQHEASNAVDQANREVQSRFDFKGVDASFALEGDKVQLEAEVDFQLKQMLDVLRNRLIARGIDARCMDIKDALLSGVKARQEVLLKQGLDPAEAKDIVKRIKGSKLKVQAQIQGEKVRVTGKKRDDLQGVMALLRGEEGPELPLQFDNFRD from the coding sequence ATGCCCTCATTTGATATTGTGTCAGAGTTTGATCAGCACGAAGCATCCAATGCTGTCGATCAAGCAAATCGCGAAGTCCAATCCCGTTTTGATTTTAAAGGTGTCGACGCCAGTTTTGCCTTGGAAGGGGACAAAGTTCAGCTAGAAGCCGAAGTGGATTTTCAGCTTAAACAAATGCTAGACGTGCTGCGTAATCGCTTAATAGCACGCGGTATCGATGCCCGCTGTATGGATATTAAAGATGCGCTGCTATCGGGAGTTAAGGCCCGCCAGGAAGTGCTGCTTAAGCAGGGCCTTGATCCGGCAGAAGCCAAGGATATTGTTAAGCGTATCAAGGGCAGCAAGCTAAAAGTACAGGCTCAGATCCAGGGTGAGAAAGTACGCGTTACGGGCAAAAAACGCGATGATTTGCAGGGCGTGATGGCGCTGCTGCGGGGTGAAGAAGGTCCTGAGCTGCCGCTGCAATTTGATAACTTCCGCGACTAA
- the hflK gene encoding FtsH protease activity modulator HflK yields the protein MAWNEPGGGNQHDPWSSGGRRGGNSGGDRGGNGGNNGGNNGGNNGGNNQGPPDLDEALKKFQDKLNGMLGGGKKGGGKGGDGKGGGKPRNSLALPGLLVVVALAIWAASGFYLVDQSERGVVLRFGEFQGIVDPGLQWNPPLIDDVRMVNVTRVRSVAQTQSMLTRDENIVEVEISAQYQVSNPRDFVLNVRDPGLSIENALDSALRHVVGGTDMIDILTSGREILGSSVASRLQTYLDAYGAGIRLQTINIESTSAPAPVIDAFDDVIRAREDRQRTINEGMAYANAIIPAAQGQAQRVVEQGQGYRESVVAEAQGQANRFNALLTEYRNSPAIMRERMYLDAIEEVFGSTPKVLLDISENAPLMYLPLDQMRGGASSGSGSSASSSSDSSEAIDPRVLDSLRTSQGGTSSSSTSSIRREGR from the coding sequence ATGGCCTGGAACGAGCCTGGTGGCGGTAACCAGCATGACCCCTGGAGCAGCGGTGGCCGGCGCGGTGGTAATAGCGGCGGTGATCGTGGGGGTAACGGTGGTAATAATGGTGGCAATAACGGAGGAAACAACGGCGGCAATAACCAGGGTCCTCCCGATCTTGATGAGGCGCTTAAGAAATTCCAGGACAAGCTTAACGGTATGTTAGGCGGTGGTAAAAAGGGTGGCGGCAAAGGTGGCGATGGTAAGGGAGGCGGTAAGCCGCGAAACTCTCTTGCGTTACCTGGATTGCTTGTTGTGGTTGCTCTTGCTATCTGGGCGGCGTCTGGTTTCTATCTGGTTGACCAATCAGAGCGCGGTGTAGTGTTGCGTTTTGGGGAGTTCCAGGGAATTGTTGACCCCGGCCTACAGTGGAACCCACCTCTCATTGATGATGTTCGCATGGTAAATGTGACGCGAGTGCGCTCAGTAGCGCAAACGCAGTCAATGCTTACCCGCGATGAAAACATCGTTGAAGTAGAAATCTCTGCTCAATACCAAGTATCTAACCCGCGTGATTTCGTGCTTAACGTTCGTGACCCAGGGCTTTCTATTGAAAATGCCTTGGACTCTGCGTTACGGCACGTAGTGGGTGGTACTGATATGATTGATATTTTAACCTCAGGCCGTGAAATTTTAGGTAGCTCGGTAGCGAGCCGCTTACAGACTTACCTAGACGCCTATGGCGCAGGTATTCGTCTGCAAACCATCAACATTGAGTCTACTTCAGCGCCTGCACCAGTTATCGACGCGTTTGATGACGTTATCCGTGCCCGTGAAGACCGCCAGCGTACGATTAACGAAGGTATGGCTTACGCCAACGCCATCATTCCAGCCGCTCAGGGTCAAGCGCAGCGCGTGGTAGAGCAAGGCCAAGGTTACCGCGAGTCGGTAGTGGCTGAGGCTCAAGGTCAGGCTAACCGCTTTAATGCGCTACTAACCGAGTACCGTAATTCGCCCGCTATTATGCGCGAGCGTATGTACCTGGATGCCATTGAAGAAGTGTTTGGCAGCACGCCCAAAGTATTGCTGGATATTAGCGAAAATGCTCCATTGATGTACCTGCCTTTGGATCAAATGAGAGGTGGTGCAAGCAGTGGTAGTGGCAGCAGCGCTAGCAGTAGCAGTGATAGTAGCGAGGCGATTGATCCACGTGTCTTGGATTCTTTACGCACCAGCCAAGGTGGCACATCGTCTTCAAGTACTAGCTCTATTCGCAGGGAGGGCCGCTAA
- a CDS encoding ATP phosphoribosyltransferase regulatory subunit: MTIADRWLLPDGMDEVLPPQASRMEELRRALLDLYHCWGYDQVMPPPVEFLDSLLTGTGTDLDLQTFKLTDQLTGRMMGASADVTPQVARMDAHSLKRQGPVRLCYCTNVLRAKADQHQGGRSPVQVGVELFGHPGLEADSEIIHLALSSLKAAGAEEIHLALGHIGIYRSLVEAAALSKEQEGALFAALALKSPGQLAEQISASVSDPVLADMLMALGELHGDADVLSQARERFAGAPAPVTAALDQLEALYKGVLARFDVSLYFDLAELRGYQYHTGMMFAAYVPGYGHALAKGGRYDDTGRAFGRARPATGFSMDLKQLASLALASPSRGAIWAPAQEDESLNAAIAALREQQERVIQALPGQRTGPAEHSCDRRLEFIDGRWQTTALTQETSA; encoded by the coding sequence ATGACCATCGCTGACCGCTGGCTACTGCCCGACGGCATGGATGAGGTGCTGCCGCCTCAGGCAAGCCGCATGGAAGAGCTGCGCCGTGCGCTGCTTGATCTTTACCATTGCTGGGGCTACGACCAAGTAATGCCGCCACCGGTGGAGTTTTTGGACTCCTTGCTTACCGGTACCGGTACCGATTTAGACCTTCAGACGTTTAAGCTAACGGACCAGCTCACGGGCCGCATGATGGGGGCGTCTGCTGATGTCACCCCACAGGTGGCGCGTATGGATGCCCATTCGTTAAAACGTCAAGGGCCGGTAAGGTTGTGCTACTGCACCAACGTATTACGTGCCAAAGCCGACCAGCACCAAGGTGGGCGTAGCCCGGTCCAGGTGGGTGTTGAGCTGTTTGGACATCCGGGGTTAGAAGCCGACAGTGAAATTATTCACTTAGCGCTGTCGAGCCTGAAGGCCGCTGGGGCTGAAGAAATTCATTTGGCGCTGGGCCATATTGGTATCTACCGTAGCCTTGTTGAAGCAGCTGCACTTAGTAAAGAGCAGGAAGGGGCGCTATTTGCAGCGCTGGCGTTAAAATCTCCTGGGCAGTTGGCCGAGCAGATTAGCGCAAGCGTGAGTGACCCCGTATTAGCCGACATGCTAATGGCGCTAGGCGAACTACATGGCGATGCTGATGTGCTGAGCCAAGCGCGTGAGCGATTTGCTGGTGCGCCTGCACCGGTTACGGCGGCACTGGATCAGTTAGAGGCGCTTTACAAAGGTGTGTTGGCACGCTTTGACGTATCGCTCTATTTTGACTTGGCAGAGTTACGTGGCTATCAATATCACACGGGTATGATGTTTGCCGCTTATGTGCCTGGCTATGGACATGCACTGGCAAAAGGCGGACGCTACGATGACACCGGCCGTGCATTTGGAAGAGCGCGGCCAGCGACCGGCTTTTCGATGGATTTAAAACAGCTTGCATCGTTAGCATTAGCGTCGCCCAGTCGTGGGGCTATTTGGGCGCCAGCTCAAGAAGATGAGTCGCTTAATGCTGCCATTGCTGCGCTGCGTGAGCAGCAAGAACGTGTTATTCAAGCGCTGCCTGGGCAGCGTACTGGGCCGGCGGAGCACAGTTGCGACCGCCGTCTTGAGTTTATCGATGGCCGTTGGCAGACAACGGCCCTGACACAAGAGACGAGTGCATAA